The following are encoded together in the Montipora foliosa isolate CH-2021 chromosome 12, ASM3666993v2, whole genome shotgun sequence genome:
- the LOC137979040 gene encoding uncharacterized protein, translating to MLAVSVSRPFHLVRLCPCFPAVFSSSTLKRVENVYLRPLCTLVASPKPKRKLNPIFIPNLMFNYMCSSYFPASVAKDPGYVERLNVKLAPLKNTLQHLELFASVKEFASVGDKVHILFKMAKIAEVDTRQRKLLEKERQTSQQGLASAYVELLDNISDAIFECNSRNLANLLWALGKIQERNHKVVEICEKEILLRGIAAFNTIEICQIVNGCSNLRLTASDVFVMLEDAILNENINVKSLETRELSGILLAFSKTDYSFVEVFQVLLEEIISRNLSLIGSRALAEFVWAFAKKDFKAETLFLRVEEEIMRRGMSDFDNAAFAKTLWAFGTAETGTKQFFYFLDHEIVSRGVDTFDNSLLLEIVWSFKKRNITQAKVFDIVERQVYKRGVHTFKVHELVLILYSFVSAQRHNDALVAEIEFELCTRDAKQFTKGDLCQMAWSLGRAGKSKSHLFDIIEAEILQRGVDNLPSKGDRFLMLMRGFIEANRGTKELYKFLAHYFCRTDFRNLKESGICECAWCFSQVGTEVGEVFDLLGEEIRQRNKYVFTDAQVALLKKSFRKVGKDIESKQLLDL from the coding sequence ATGCTTGCCGTGTCTGTTTCAAGGCCCTTTCATCTTGTGCGTCTCTGTCCTTGTTTTCCTGCAGTGTTTTCATCCAGCACATTGAAAAGGGTCGAAAACGTGTACCTGAGGCCATTATGTACACTTGTGGCAAGTCCAAAACCGAAAAGGAAATTGAATCCAATCTTTATCCCCAATCTCATGTTTAACTACATGTGTTCATCCTACTTTCCTGCATCAGTTGCAAAGGATCCAGGATACGTGGAACGCCTGAATGTTAAATTAGCACCTCTAAAAAACACCTTACAGCACCTCGAATTGTTTGCGAGTGTTAAGGAATTTGCATCTGTTGGAGACAAAGTGCATATACTGTTCAAGATGGCCAAGATAGCTGAAGTGGATACAAGACAGAGAAAATTGTTGGAAAAAGAGAGACAAACGTCACAACAGGGACTAGCAAGCGCGTATGTTGAATTGCTTGATAATATCTCCGATGCGATCTTTGAGTGCAACTCTAGGAACCTTGCGAATTTATTGTGGGCTTTGGGCAAGATCCAGGAGAGAAATCACAAAGTGGTCGAAATCTGCGAAAAAGAGATTTTGTTACGAGGCATTGCAGCTTTTAATACGATTGAAATCTGCCAGATCGTAAATGGTTGCTCGAATTTAAGATTAACAGCATCTGATGTGTTCGTCATGCTAGAAGATGCCATTTTGAATGAGAACATTAATGTTAAAAGCTTAGAAACTCGTGAACTGTCGGGTATACTGCTAGCGTTTTCGAAAACGGACTACAGTTTTGTCGAAGTGTTTCAAGTGCTACTTGAGGAAATTATTTCGCGAAATCTCTCTCTAATTGGAAGCCGAGCTTTGGCAGAGTTTGTTTGGGCTTTTGCTAAGAAAGATTTCAAAGCAGAAACGTTATTTCTTCGCGTAGAAGAAGAGATAATGCGACGTGGAATGAGCGACTTTGACAATGCTGCATTTGCTAAGACACTCTGGGCATTTGGCACGGCTGAAACAGGaaccaaacaatttttttactttttagatcacgagatcgtgtcacgCGGTGTGGATACGTTTGACAATTCGTTACTGCTAGAAATCGTATGGTCTTTCAAAAAAAGGAATATTACACAAGCTAAAGTATTTGACATTGTTGAGAGACAAGTGTACAAGCGCGGTGTTCACACTTTTAAGGTTCACGAACTGGTCTTGATTCTATATTCATTTGTTTCCGCTCAGCGACATAACGATGCTTTGGTCGCAGAGATCGAGTTTGAGTTGTGCACGAGAGATGCTAAGCAGTTTACCAAAGGCGATTTATGCCAAATGGCATGGTCTCTTGGTAGAGCTGGAAAGTCGAAAAGTCATCTTTTTGACATCATTGAAGCAGAAATATTGCAACGTGGTGTTGATAACCTACCCTCGAAAGGAGATCGCTTTCTTATGCTCATGCGCGGATTCATCGAAGCTAACAGGGGTACTAAAGAACTTTATAAATTCCTGGCCCACTATTTTTGCCGAACAGACTTCCGAAATCTCAAAGAAAGTGGAATTTGTGAGTGCGCTTGGTGCTTTTCCCAGGTGGGAACCGAAGTAGGAGAGGTGTTTGATTTGCTAGGAGAGGAAATTCGTCAACGAAACAAGTACGTTTTCACTGACGCCCAGGTCGCGCTGCTAAAGAAAAGTTTTCGAAAAGTTGGAAAGGATATCGAGAGCAAACAACTTCTCGACTTATAA
- the LOC137979041 gene encoding calcium/calmodulin-dependent protein kinase type II alpha chain-like produces the protein MHNVQGETFNRDFEIQEFIAKGTFAKVSKCVERDTGCIFAVKAFHAGDDVYDKERIDSEIEIWRTLRHHNIVHLHNSFYECSTVWVVLEFVDGKTLFDDLVSGTDFSEEESRMIMQQIIEALDYLHRRRIVHRDIKADNIILQKANGKTTVKLTDFGLARRLPRDSDVITCDVEGAPLYLAPETILADPVGTAVDIWACGVVLFLLLVGHPPFWQSDDKKLMSMIVGGRYHMAARYWNQVSDDAIVLVKRMLVIHPEKRVTALKALNHPWITDFVESERDNIVQIKENTRKAR, from the exons atGCACAACGTTCAGGGAGAGACGTTCAATCGAGATTTCGAAATCCAAGAGTTTATTGCGAAGGGAACCTTTGCAAAGGTGTCCAAGTGCGTCGAGAGAGACACGGGTTGTATATTCGCTGTCAAAGCATTTCACGCTGGAGATGATGTTTACGACAAAGAACGAATCGAcagtgaaattgaaatttggagGACATTAAGGCATCATAACATTGTGCATTTACACAACTCTTTTTATGAGTGCAGTACAGTATGGGTAGTGTTGGAGTTTGTTGATGGCAAGACGCTGTTCGACGACCTTGTAAGTGGAACTGACTTCTCTGAGGAAGAAAGTCGAATGATCATGCAACAG ataattgAGGCCCTTGATTACCTCCACCGACGAAGAATTGTTCACCGAGATATTAAGGCCGACAACATTATCTTACAAAAGGCAAATGGTAAAACCACTGTGAAACTGACAGACTTTGGACTTGCGCGCCGCCTTCCACGTGACTCTGACGTTATCACGTGTGACGTAGAAGGTGCGCCACTGTATCTGGCCCCTGAAACAATTTTAGCCGATCCCGTTGGGACAGCGGTTGATATCTGGGCATGCGGAGTTGTGCTGTTCTTGTTACTTGTGGGACATCCACCTTTCTGGCAAAGCGATGATAAAAAACTTATGTCGATGATTGTCGGAGGACGTTACCACATGGCGGCGCGCTACTGGAACCAAGTGTCAGATGATGCTATAGTCCTTGTCAAAAGGATGCTAGTTATCCATCCTGAAAAACGAGTCACTGCTTTGAAGGCATTGAATCATCCATGGATAACAGACTTTGTGGAAAGCGAAAGAGACAATATCGTTCAAATTAAAGAGAACACAAGGAAAGCAAGATGA